One window of Alkaliphilus metalliredigens QYMF genomic DNA carries:
- a CDS encoding HAD family hydrolase — MITTILFDLDGTLLPLDMEAFTKKYFKELGIKLKDYFTAEELTEKIWASSKYMIGNVDPAKTNEEAFFEKFAQLIIWDTEELSPLFKEFYITDFVKIKETTGQSQYIIKAIELLKQKGYQLVVATNPMFPRQAIEHRIQWAGLNRDDFVFITSFEEMHYCKPQIQFYEEILVNINEAPSNCMMIGNDLEEDMIAKQLGMTTYLIEEHLIQRSTNLENVDYRGNYEAFYEFVKGLPALSQ; from the coding sequence TGATTACAACAATTCTTTTTGATTTAGATGGCACATTGCTCCCATTAGATATGGAGGCATTCACAAAAAAATATTTTAAAGAGCTGGGGATTAAGCTAAAGGATTATTTTACAGCCGAGGAGCTGACGGAGAAGATCTGGGCATCAAGCAAGTATATGATTGGGAATGTTGATCCTGCCAAAACAAATGAAGAGGCCTTTTTTGAAAAATTTGCTCAATTGATTATTTGGGATACGGAGGAATTGAGTCCTTTATTTAAGGAGTTTTACATAACTGATTTTGTGAAAATAAAAGAAACCACGGGGCAAAGCCAATATATAATCAAGGCCATTGAACTATTGAAACAAAAGGGATATCAATTGGTGGTAGCGACTAATCCAATGTTTCCACGTCAAGCCATTGAACATCGAATTCAATGGGCAGGCTTGAATCGAGATGATTTTGTATTTATTACAAGCTTTGAAGAAATGCACTATTGCAAACCTCAAATTCAATTTTATGAAGAAATTTTAGTGAATATAAATGAAGCGCCTTCTAACTGCATGATGATTGGCAATGATTTGGAAGAAGATATGATTGCAAAGCAATTAGGGATGACAACATATTTGATTGAAGAGCATTTAATTCAACGCTCTACGAATCTTGAAAATGTGGATTATAGGGGAAACTATGAGGCGTTTTATGAGTTTGTCAAAGGGCTACCAGCACTAAGTCAATAG
- a CDS encoding DUF1893 domain-containing protein, whose protein sequence is MLDLTLAQNELAEGGYSYVLVKDEKVISTSCDKGIQPLMDILLDEEKQMQGSTLADKVIGKAAAFLCILGEVKQVYAQVIGDCAKDVLEHHGIEVEYNRIVPYIMNRDGTDKCPLEKLVDHVEDPREAYEAIRDFMTKSVGA, encoded by the coding sequence ATGTTAGATTTAACTTTAGCCCAAAATGAATTAGCTGAGGGTGGGTATTCTTATGTTCTTGTTAAAGACGAGAAAGTGATTTCTACTTCTTGTGACAAGGGAATTCAACCTTTAATGGACATCTTGTTAGATGAAGAAAAGCAGATGCAAGGAAGTACATTAGCAGATAAAGTCATTGGAAAGGCAGCCGCTTTTCTATGCATTTTGGGTGAAGTGAAGCAAGTTTACGCTCAGGTAATTGGAGACTGTGCAAAGGATGTTTTAGAGCATCATGGAATCGAAGTAGAATATAATCGAATCGTACCCTATATTATGAATCGAGACGGTACTGATAAGTGTCCTCTGGAAAAATTGGTAGATCATGTTGAAGATCCAAGGGAAGCCTATGAAGCAATTAGAGATTTTATGACTAAAAGTGTAGGAGCCTAG
- a CDS encoding CvfB family protein, producing MSVEIGVKQNLEITEIDSDGIHLGDVLLPAKETEEELSVGEMLEVFVYTAAKGELLASLSEPFGQVGELAYLKVTALTSFGAFLEWGIEKDLFLPMGEQTCDVKEESHYLVKIYLDRTNRLCATMRVDDYLQAHPSYTPGEMVKGTVYGENERIGVFIAIEDCYYGFVPNAERYKTYGIGDQDEFRVIRIREDGRVDLSNKQVAHKQMDDDSEMILQEAIKQGGNLYLNDKSDPEMIMKRLNISKNAFKRAIGRLIKEKKIEQNDKGIRVLDENNTLD from the coding sequence ATGAGTGTGGAAATTGGAGTAAAACAGAATCTAGAGATTACAGAAATTGATTCCGATGGTATCCATTTGGGGGATGTGTTGTTACCCGCAAAAGAAACAGAAGAAGAGTTGTCAGTAGGAGAAATGTTAGAGGTTTTTGTGTATACTGCTGCTAAAGGAGAGCTATTGGCAAGTCTATCGGAGCCCTTTGGGCAAGTGGGCGAGTTGGCATATTTAAAAGTAACAGCCTTAACCAGCTTTGGTGCTTTTTTAGAGTGGGGAATTGAAAAGGATCTATTTTTACCCATGGGAGAGCAGACCTGTGATGTAAAGGAAGAAAGTCATTATTTAGTTAAAATCTACTTAGATAGAACCAATAGACTATGTGCCACAATGAGAGTTGACGATTATCTTCAAGCACATCCTTCCTATACCCCCGGGGAAATGGTAAAGGGGACCGTGTACGGAGAGAATGAAAGAATTGGTGTTTTTATAGCCATTGAGGATTGTTATTATGGGTTTGTTCCTAATGCCGAGAGATATAAGACATATGGTATAGGTGATCAGGATGAGTTTAGAGTCATTCGAATCCGTGAAGACGGAAGGGTAGACCTATCCAATAAACAAGTAGCCCATAAGCAGATGGACGATGATAGTGAAATGATTCTACAAGAAGCAATCAAGCAGGGTGGAAATTTGTACTTAAATGATAAAAGTGATCCTGAGATGATTATGAAAAGATTAAATATAAGTAAAAATGCTTTTAAAAGAGCCATTGGTAGATTGATAAAGGAAAAGAAAATAGAACAGAACGATAAGGGAATCAGGGTTTTAGATGAAAATAATACACTAGACTAA
- a CDS encoding Asp23/Gls24 family envelope stress response protein, whose protein sequence is MEVTGEHGKIRIANDVIMLIAQEAVGEVKGIVSLSGGLPVGITEMFSKKTSSKKGVKIQNQETQVVINLAVVVEYGVIIPEVIRLVQEKVKRSIEAMTDIEVGRVNVFVQDIRI, encoded by the coding sequence GTGGAAGTGACAGGTGAACATGGGAAAATTAGAATTGCCAATGATGTAATTATGTTAATTGCCCAGGAAGCGGTGGGTGAAGTAAAAGGAATTGTTTCACTAAGTGGAGGGTTACCAGTCGGAATCACTGAAATGTTTAGCAAAAAGACCAGTAGTAAAAAAGGAGTTAAAATTCAAAATCAAGAAACACAAGTTGTCATCAACCTTGCAGTGGTAGTGGAATATGGAGTCATCATTCCAGAAGTCATTAGACTTGTTCAAGAGAAGGTTAAGAGATCAATAGAGGCAATGACCGATATTGAAGTCGGACGGGTCAACGTTTTTGTACAAGACATTAGGATTTAA
- the acpP gene encoding acyl carrier protein encodes MLFEKIRDLVAEQLGVDDASIITLSTSLLNDLDADSLDAVEIIMAIEDEFGLEIPDEEAEGFKNIGNIVEYVEAHK; translated from the coding sequence ATGTTATTTGAAAAAATCAGAGATTTAGTTGCCGAGCAATTAGGAGTCGATGATGCCAGTATCATTACACTATCTACATCATTATTAAATGATTTAGATGCAGATTCTCTTGATGCTGTTGAAATCATCATGGCCATTGAGGATGAGTTCGGACTAGAAATTCCCGACGAAGAAGCTGAAGGCTTTAAAAACATCGGAAATATCGTTGAGTATGTTGAAGCACATAAATAA
- a CDS encoding rubredoxin-like domain-containing protein: protein MRLYKCQVCNYVHDEEAPEKCPKCGAPREKFNDLSEEQITLVERSVYSNSLHMELYTLLQQMSEIADAGIEDDLDPGCVAIFKKTEIFSELMKRMIQAELEIHMKKGKWGKG, encoded by the coding sequence ATGAGACTATATAAATGCCAAGTATGTAATTATGTACATGATGAGGAGGCACCCGAAAAATGTCCTAAATGTGGAGCCCCAAGAGAGAAATTTAATGATCTAAGTGAAGAGCAGATTACATTGGTAGAAAGATCGGTTTATTCCAATAGCCTACATATGGAACTATACACATTGTTACAACAAATGTCAGAAATTGCAGATGCGGGCATTGAAGATGATCTTGACCCTGGATGTGTTGCCATCTTCAAAAAAACAGAGATCTTCTCTGAGTTAATGAAACGTATGATTCAAGCTGAGCTAGAGATACATATGAAGAAGGGAAAATGGGGAAAAGGATAA
- a CDS encoding Na/Pi cotransporter family protein: MEIFFGVLGGLGLFLYGMHVMSTGLQKAAGDKLKSIIGMLTSNRSMGVLVGAGVTAIVQSSSASTVMVIGFVNAGMMKLTQAVGVIMGANIGTTITAQIISFKIEKYAPLIVGIAVVIWLFTNNRKVKQLAEAFIGFGILFIGMQMMGDSLRPLREYEGFRTLLVSFGETPFLGILAGFAITVAVQSSTASTGILLALSLEGLIPISSGLPILFGINIGTTVTAILSSIGANRTAKRAAAFHFLFNIFGTLIFIFALQYPLLHIVTRLNPGTSAYDVTRQIANAHTIFNIANTLILLPFAGILVTLAKKMIPGEEEGSQGIKYIDDRILETPSIALASSIKETLHMGRVARNSLTNALEGFYERNQSKIDESFNIEKNVNEIDRELSDYLVKLSNTNVSVENRETVDGLFNTINDIERVGDHAENLAELAQYRLDNQLDFSDYAIEELKNMSDIVVKAYEDSLTSMKELNGSLAMKVIEAEGQIDHLEKTLRANHIGRLNARQCIPGSGVVFLDIISNLERIGDHSSNIAMAVLDRVKANR, from the coding sequence ATGGAAATTTTCTTTGGTGTACTTGGAGGACTTGGTTTGTTCCTTTATGGAATGCATGTCATGAGTACAGGATTACAAAAAGCAGCAGGAGACAAGTTAAAATCAATTATTGGGATGTTAACCAGTAATCGTTCTATGGGTGTACTTGTAGGAGCCGGTGTCACTGCCATTGTACAAAGCAGTAGTGCCTCGACAGTTATGGTAATCGGATTTGTTAATGCCGGAATGATGAAGCTGACTCAGGCTGTCGGTGTGATCATGGGAGCAAACATCGGGACAACCATCACTGCTCAGATTATTAGTTTTAAAATTGAAAAATATGCACCCCTCATTGTGGGAATTGCCGTTGTCATATGGTTATTTACTAATAATCGCAAAGTAAAACAACTAGCAGAAGCTTTTATTGGGTTTGGAATTTTATTTATTGGAATGCAAATGATGGGAGATTCATTGAGACCATTAAGGGAATATGAAGGATTTAGAACCCTACTAGTTAGCTTTGGGGAAACGCCTTTCTTAGGAATATTAGCTGGATTTGCGATCACAGTGGCAGTACAAAGTAGTACCGCCTCAACGGGAATATTACTTGCTTTATCCCTGGAAGGATTAATTCCGATTTCATCAGGATTACCTATTTTGTTTGGTATTAATATTGGAACAACAGTAACTGCAATTTTATCAAGTATAGGGGCTAATCGTACCGCCAAGAGAGCAGCGGCTTTTCACTTTCTATTTAATATATTCGGAACATTAATCTTTATTTTTGCACTACAATATCCACTTCTTCACATTGTGACGCGGTTAAATCCTGGAACATCAGCCTATGATGTCACAAGACAAATCGCCAATGCACACACTATCTTTAATATTGCAAATACCTTGATTCTTTTACCCTTTGCAGGAATTTTAGTTACTTTAGCTAAAAAAATGATACCTGGAGAGGAAGAGGGAAGCCAAGGGATTAAATATATAGACGATCGTATTTTAGAAACACCATCAATTGCATTGGCGAGTTCGATTAAAGAGACATTGCATATGGGAAGAGTAGCCAGAAATTCATTGACCAATGCATTAGAAGGTTTCTATGAAAGAAATCAAAGTAAGATTGATGAAAGCTTTAACATTGAGAAAAATGTCAATGAGATTGATAGAGAGCTTTCTGATTATTTAGTCAAACTATCAAATACCAATGTTTCCGTAGAAAACCGTGAAACAGTAGATGGTCTTTTCAATACAATCAATGACATTGAACGAGTCGGGGACCATGCTGAAAACCTAGCTGAACTCGCCCAGTATAGATTAGATAATCAGTTGGACTTTTCGGATTATGCAATAGAAGAACTAAAGAATATGTCAGATATAGTTGTTAAAGCTTACGAAGATTCCCTAACATCCATGAAGGAGTTAAATGGAAGTCTAGCCATGAAGGTAATTGAAGCGGAAGGACAGATAGATCACTTAGAAAAGACATTGAGAGCCAATCATATTGGAAGACTCAATGCACGACAATGCATACCGGGATCTGGTGTTGTATTTCTTGATATCATTAGCAACCTGGAAAGAATAGGGGACCATTCATCAAATATCGCCATGGCAGTATTAGATAGGGTAAAGGCAAACAGATAA
- a CDS encoding cyanophycinase has protein sequence MEKMENVELIIIGGGEDKKADQEILKEVVHSAGGESAKIAIVTTATNYPLEVGEEYRKIFYDLGVDEVQTINITNRKDANRKQTIKVLEGVDCIFFVGGDQLRISSILGGTEVHNYMKKAIKNGVVIAGTSAGASMMSEIMVVEGADEEAPRKCTLKMAPGMGLLEGAIIDQHFNQRGRIGRLLAAVAQNPHILGLGIDEDTAITVNDQREISVIGSGVVTVVDGLQVNYTNISEKYPDEPLAITNVKVDILPSGYGYHIGNRRAIIRENTQ, from the coding sequence ATGGAAAAGATGGAAAATGTAGAGTTAATCATCATTGGTGGAGGAGAAGATAAAAAAGCTGATCAAGAGATTCTAAAAGAAGTTGTACATTCAGCAGGCGGGGAGAGTGCTAAAATCGCCATCGTCACCACTGCTACAAACTATCCTTTAGAAGTTGGAGAGGAATACCGTAAAATATTTTATGACTTAGGAGTCGATGAAGTTCAAACCATAAATATTACAAACAGGAAGGATGCAAACCGTAAACAGACAATAAAAGTCCTAGAGGGAGTAGATTGTATTTTTTTTGTTGGTGGAGATCAACTGAGGATTTCAAGTATATTAGGTGGAACAGAAGTCCATAATTATATGAAGAAGGCAATTAAAAATGGTGTTGTAATTGCTGGAACCAGTGCAGGTGCATCCATGATGAGTGAAATTATGGTGGTAGAAGGAGCTGATGAAGAAGCCCCTAGAAAGTGCACATTAAAAATGGCCCCAGGAATGGGACTCTTAGAAGGGGCTATTATTGACCAGCATTTTAATCAAAGAGGAAGAATTGGTAGGTTACTGGCAGCTGTAGCTCAGAATCCTCACATATTGGGATTAGGGATTGATGAAGATACAGCTATTACAGTGAATGATCAAAGAGAGATCAGTGTCATCGGATCAGGTGTGGTGACAGTCGTTGATGGACTGCAAGTCAATTATACAAACATATCAGAAAAGTATCCAGATGAACCATTGGCAATTACCAATGTCAAGGTAGATATTCTACCCTCAGGATATGGTTATCATATAGGAAATAGAAGGGCAATTATAAGGGAAAATACTCAGTAA
- the cphA gene encoding cyanophycin synthetase encodes MKLVSTRVYLGRNIYSHWPVVRIDVDLEKYVNIPTCDIEGFNEKLLTLLPGLREHKCSPGYEGGFVERLNRGTYLAHVLEHMALDIQNKLGYRVTFGKTRYLEGETIYCLVFTYEDPIAGLESGKLAFNIIDSLLNNKAIDLEQHLNGIQGLVSTSTLGPSTAAIVEEAKKRDIPVTRIGEHSLVQLGYGKYGRKVQATVTDQTSCVAVDTACDKVLTNHILRSVGIPVPFGKVVTAREHAVEVAEEIGYPVVVKPDNGNQGKGVSLELRCSEDVESAFDIARGFSDRVLLETFIPGKHYRIAVVADQVVAVSQRIQTHVVGNGYNTIRELIDIENSNPLRGEGHEKPLTKIKIDDVMMLILQKTSRTLEDVPKKEELIYLRENANLSTGGIAIDVTDEIHPDNVKVVRDAVRIIGLDIAGIDVTMPDISQSIRQVGGAVIEVNACPGIRMHHHPSEGQSRNVAASIVNMLFPAEKPFTIPIFSVTGTNGKTTTTRMLAKILRQNGLVVGMTSTGGIYVQDELICGGDATGPRSAESILLDNRVEVAVLETARGGLINKGLAYDLADIGIITNIGNDHLGMDGVNTLEEMADVKALVTEAIRPQGYAILNAEDKFVERIAQRITCQILYFAKDMNNKVIKDHVNRGEKAVYIKDDIIQVFDGEKEKPVIHVENIPATYGGVLIHNIENSLAAVAAAFGHGIKTDVIAKGLSQFQTDASTNPGRFNIFEMEKCRVVIDYGHNIDGYQKVLEGLKLMKKNRLIGVIGVPGDRTDISTLKIGEISGKHFDHVYIKEDKDLRGRNPGEVANLMKKGCALGGLKEEEIQIEHCEIKALQKALESAQQGDIIIVFYEKLEPLVKLIKDTQDAEKTMSLNPQLEIKIEEAVGKL; translated from the coding sequence ATGAAATTAGTAAGCACACGGGTGTATTTAGGTAGAAACATTTATAGTCATTGGCCTGTAGTTAGAATAGATGTTGACCTAGAGAAATACGTAAATATACCAACCTGTGATATTGAAGGGTTCAATGAAAAGCTATTAACTTTGCTACCTGGTCTAAGAGAGCATAAATGTAGTCCAGGCTATGAAGGAGGATTTGTTGAACGATTAAATAGAGGAACCTATTTAGCCCATGTATTAGAGCATATGGCCCTGGATATACAAAATAAACTTGGTTATCGAGTCACGTTTGGAAAAACCCGATATTTAGAGGGTGAGACAATCTATTGCTTGGTTTTCACCTATGAAGATCCAATAGCTGGCTTGGAATCAGGAAAGTTGGCTTTTAATATAATAGACAGTCTTTTGAATAATAAAGCAATTGATTTAGAACAGCACCTGAATGGAATCCAGGGTTTAGTTAGCACCAGTACCTTGGGTCCAAGCACAGCTGCAATTGTAGAGGAAGCAAAAAAGAGGGACATACCAGTTACGAGAATAGGTGAGCACAGCTTAGTGCAGTTGGGTTACGGAAAGTATGGGCGGAAAGTTCAAGCAACGGTTACAGATCAGACAAGCTGTGTTGCTGTAGATACTGCTTGTGACAAGGTTTTAACTAATCATATTCTTCGTAGCGTAGGCATTCCTGTGCCTTTTGGGAAAGTGGTTACTGCTAGGGAACATGCAGTTGAAGTAGCTGAAGAGATCGGTTATCCTGTTGTGGTGAAGCCTGATAATGGAAACCAAGGAAAAGGGGTCTCACTTGAGTTAAGATGCTCTGAAGATGTAGAAAGTGCATTTGATATTGCCAGAGGATTTAGCGATAGGGTATTGCTGGAGACATTCATTCCAGGTAAGCATTATCGAATCGCTGTTGTGGCAGATCAAGTTGTGGCAGTTTCCCAGCGAATACAGACACATGTGGTGGGAAATGGATACAATACAATCAGAGAGTTAATTGACATAGAAAATAGTAACCCCCTTCGAGGTGAAGGACATGAAAAACCATTAACAAAAATTAAAATAGATGATGTGATGATGTTAATTTTACAAAAAACAAGTCGCACTTTAGAAGATGTTCCTAAAAAAGAAGAGTTGATATATCTAAGAGAAAATGCTAACTTAAGTACTGGTGGGATTGCCATTGACGTAACGGATGAAATTCATCCAGATAATGTGAAAGTTGTGAGGGATGCAGTTAGAATAATTGGTTTGGATATAGCGGGTATAGATGTGACGATGCCCGATATCAGTCAATCCATCCGACAAGTGGGTGGAGCTGTAATTGAGGTGAATGCTTGCCCTGGAATTCGTATGCATCACCATCCATCAGAAGGGCAAAGTAGAAATGTGGCAGCATCTATAGTAAATATGTTATTTCCTGCTGAAAAGCCTTTCACAATTCCAATTTTTTCGGTCACAGGGACAAATGGTAAGACGACCACAACACGAATGCTAGCAAAAATCCTGAGACAAAATGGATTAGTTGTGGGAATGACTAGTACCGGTGGTATCTATGTACAGGATGAACTCATTTGTGGAGGCGATGCAACGGGACCGAGAAGTGCAGAGAGTATACTATTGGACAATCGAGTAGAAGTTGCAGTTTTAGAAACAGCAAGGGGAGGACTCATTAACAAAGGCTTAGCCTACGATCTAGCTGATATTGGTATTATCACTAACATTGGGAATGATCATTTGGGAATGGATGGGGTCAATACCCTAGAAGAAATGGCAGACGTGAAAGCACTGGTTACAGAAGCCATTAGGCCACAGGGATATGCAATCTTAAATGCCGAGGATAAATTTGTTGAAAGAATAGCCCAACGAATTACGTGTCAGATTCTCTATTTTGCTAAGGATATGAATAATAAGGTGATCAAAGATCACGTCAATAGAGGGGAAAAAGCTGTATATATTAAGGATGATATCATACAGGTTTTTGATGGTGAAAAAGAAAAACCTGTCATTCATGTGGAGAACATACCCGCCACCTATGGAGGGGTACTCATACACAATATTGAAAATAGCTTAGCAGCAGTTGCAGCGGCCTTTGGACATGGAATAAAAACCGATGTGATTGCTAAAGGACTCAGTCAATTTCAAACAGATGCCAGTACAAATCCAGGAAGGTTTAATATCTTTGAAATGGAGAAATGTCGTGTTGTCATAGACTATGGCCACAACATCGATGGATACCAGAAAGTACTTGAAGGATTGAAATTAATGAAAAAGAACCGTTTGATAGGTGTCATTGGGGTTCCAGGTGATAGAACTGATATTAGCACATTAAAGATAGGGGAAATATCCGGAAAGCATTTTGACCATGTGTATATTAAGGAAGATAAAGATTTAAGAGGTAGAAATCCTGGGGAAGTAGCGAATTTAATGAAAAAGGGATGCGCATTAGGGGGATTAAAGGAAGAAGAAATCCAAATTGAGCACTGTGAAATTAAGGCATTGCAAAAGGCCTTAGAAAGTGCCCAACAGGGAGACATCATTATCGTGTTTTATGAAAAATTGGAGCCCTTGGTTAAACTAATTAAGGATACACAAGATGCAGAAAAAACAATGTCATTAAATCCACAATTAGAAATTAAAATAGAAGAAGCCGTTGGAAAGTTGTAG
- a CDS encoding HAD family hydrolase: MKNVGVFFDIDGTLYRDSLMVEHFKKLIKYEVIDPAIWHNVAKGTFHNWDKRQGNYEDYLLEIAEIYIGAMKGMRKEHIEFISNQVIHLKGDRVYRYTRGQIEWHKEQGHKIIFISGSPDYLVSRMAKKYGVTDYRGTKYFVDEDNRFTGEIEQMWDAESKQVAIAELVDEHNIDLQKSYAYGDTNGDFSMLKSVGHPIAINPAKELLLRIRKDEELRKILKIIIERKDVIYELNAETTIL, encoded by the coding sequence ATGAAAAATGTAGGCGTGTTTTTTGATATTGATGGTACTTTGTATCGAGATTCACTAATGGTAGAGCATTTTAAAAAGTTAATTAAGTATGAAGTGATTGATCCTGCCATATGGCACAATGTAGCCAAAGGAACCTTTCATAACTGGGATAAAAGACAAGGAAACTATGAGGATTACCTATTGGAAATTGCAGAAATTTATATTGGGGCTATGAAGGGAATGCGTAAGGAACATATCGAGTTTATTTCCAATCAGGTGATTCACTTAAAGGGAGATCGTGTGTATCGTTATACACGAGGTCAAATTGAGTGGCACAAGGAACAGGGTCATAAAATTATTTTCATTTCAGGAAGTCCTGATTACCTAGTGAGTAGAATGGCCAAAAAATATGGCGTTACAGATTATCGTGGAACCAAGTATTTTGTTGATGAGGACAATCGATTTACTGGAGAAATAGAGCAAATGTGGGATGCAGAGAGCAAACAGGTTGCAATAGCAGAATTGGTAGATGAACACAATATTGATTTGCAAAAAAGCTATGCCTATGGAGACACAAATGGAGATTTTAGTATGTTGAAGTCAGTGGGCCATCCGATTGCCATTAATCCTGCTAAAGAACTATTACTAAGGATAAGAAAGGATGAAGAACTAAGAAAAATACTGAAGATTATTATTGAAAGAAAAGATGTTATCTATGAATTAAATGCAGAGACAACAATCCTATAA
- a CDS encoding ArsR/SmtB family transcription factor → MSNQNYRLCASLLKSLAHPTRLEILEILKNQDGELCVCDIYEKLELEQSNVSQHLKVLKDQGILTSRKEGLMVFYKVSHLEIYVILEKVKLILQKQLQESLSHLL, encoded by the coding sequence ATGTCAAATCAAAACTATCGTCTTTGTGCAAGTTTACTAAAATCATTAGCTCACCCAACGAGGCTGGAAATATTAGAAATTTTAAAGAATCAGGATGGTGAACTCTGTGTATGTGATATCTACGAAAAGCTAGAATTGGAGCAGTCCAATGTTTCACAGCATTTAAAGGTTTTAAAAGATCAAGGAATTTTAACCAGTCGAAAAGAAGGATTAATGGTATTTTACAAGGTAAGCCATTTAGAGATATATGTGATATTGGAGAAGGTAAAATTAATTTTACAAAAACAACTTCAAGAATCGTTATCTCATTTGTTGTAA
- a CDS encoding permease translates to MFQRFGHLVAPYVVRFVNWVLQLLGLNIQTGDTFYNAVHFFIYDSIKIIFLLSFMIFVITYIRSYFPPEKVKALLAKFRGIWAYVVASVLGVVSPFCSCSTVPIFIGFVEGGIPLGVTFTFLVTSPIVNEIALGYLFVTFGPKIAILYTLAGMTIGIVTGLLIEKFNLHHLVEEYVYKMKMGEMEAEVMTRKQRLIYAKDSVVDIVKDIWIYVVIGIGIGALIHGWAPEDLLTKYAGPNNPLAVFVGVLFGIPLYANAVGTIPIAEALISKGVGVGTALAFMMSVVALSLPSIILLKKVIKPKLIAIFVGITGAGIVLVGFLFNWIL, encoded by the coding sequence ATGTTTCAGAGATTTGGTCATTTGGTGGCACCCTATGTGGTGAGATTTGTCAACTGGGTATTACAACTTCTAGGTTTGAATATCCAAACGGGAGATACTTTTTACAATGCAGTTCATTTTTTTATCTATGATAGTATCAAAATCATATTTCTACTTAGCTTTATGATTTTTGTCATTACCTATATCCGAAGTTATTTTCCACCGGAAAAGGTAAAGGCATTGTTGGCTAAATTTCGTGGAATATGGGCATATGTTGTTGCATCGGTATTAGGCGTCGTTTCACCCTTTTGTTCTTGTTCAACAGTACCGATTTTTATTGGTTTTGTTGAGGGGGGGATTCCATTGGGTGTGACTTTTACCTTTCTAGTGACTTCTCCCATTGTGAATGAAATTGCCCTAGGCTATCTATTTGTTACATTTGGACCTAAAATAGCCATTCTATATACCTTAGCAGGGATGACCATTGGAATTGTTACGGGGCTATTGATAGAGAAGTTTAACCTACATCATTTGGTGGAAGAATATGTTTACAAGATGAAGATGGGTGAAATGGAAGCAGAAGTCATGACAAGAAAGCAACGGCTCATTTATGCCAAGGATAGCGTGGTAGATATTGTAAAGGATATTTGGATTTATGTAGTGATTGGGATTGGAATTGGAGCATTAATCCATGGCTGGGCACCTGAGGACTTACTAACTAAGTATGCAGGACCCAATAATCCACTGGCGGTATTTGTGGGTGTACTCTTTGGAATTCCCCTTTATGCCAATGCGGTGGGCACAATTCCAATAGCAGAAGCTTTGATTAGCAAAGGAGTGGGAGTGGGGACCGCTTTAGCCTTTATGATGTCTGTGGTGGCACTATCGCTCCCCTCAATTATTTTATTAAAAAAGGTAATCAAACCTAAATTAATCGCGATATTTGTGGGTATTACAGGAGCAGGTATTGTATTGGTAGGATTTCTATTTAATTGGATTTTATAG
- a CDS encoding thioredoxin family protein: protein MMMEIKILGSGCKNCTTLTKVVEEVLGELNMEATVEKVTDFQDILGYGVMKTPGLVVNGTVKFAGRIPSKDEVKKVLEG, encoded by the coding sequence ATGATGATGGAAATTAAAATCTTAGGATCAGGATGTAAAAACTGTACCACATTAACTAAAGTAGTGGAAGAAGTATTAGGAGAATTAAACATGGAGGCAACCGTGGAAAAGGTAACAGACTTTCAAGATATTTTAGGCTATGGAGTGATGAAAACCCCTGGCTTGGTGGTGAATGGTACTGTGAAATTTGCAGGGCGTATACCATCTAAGGATGAGGTTAAAAAAGTGTTGGAAGGATAA